The following are encoded together in the Picrophilus oshimae DSM 9789 genome:
- a CDS encoding mannonate dehydratase has product MLDFRIAEILTEDRPNKYWYMLRNIGINDAVGILPRHFSDWRMHGELNPWDYISLKRYKNMINDSGFNLVAIEDNPPMDKIILNLDGKDDELENVARMIENFGKLNIKIWCYNWMAVIGWFRSSTHILKDYGTTSGFNENDINDYNFNVRINKSDLWKNLNDFLDFIVPIAEDNDVKLAMHPDDPPLDNFSGIPRIMNSIESYDHLIELNKSDYNGITMCQGNFTLMTDNLPDVIKHFNKKIFFVHFRDVLGDRHNFIETLIGHGKTDLYKCMKAYNDINFDGIMRVDHVPTLYSDDASVPGYSYLNRLYAIGYINGLRDSIKNGSKTR; this is encoded by the coding sequence ATGCTCGATTTTAGGATTGCCGAGATTTTAACAGAAGACCGGCCGAATAAATACTGGTACATGCTAAGAAATATAGGAATTAATGATGCCGTTGGAATACTTCCAAGACATTTCAGCGACTGGCGTATGCATGGTGAATTAAATCCATGGGATTACATATCATTGAAAAGATACAAAAACATGATCAATGATTCTGGCTTTAATCTTGTTGCCATTGAGGACAATCCACCAATGGATAAAATTATTTTAAATCTGGATGGCAAAGATGATGAGCTTGAAAACGTGGCAAGGATGATCGAGAATTTTGGAAAACTAAATATAAAGATATGGTGCTATAACTGGATGGCTGTTATTGGCTGGTTCAGATCGTCAACACATATATTAAAGGATTATGGAACAACATCCGGCTTCAACGAAAACGACATAAATGATTATAATTTCAATGTAAGAATAAATAAGTCTGATCTATGGAAAAATTTAAATGATTTCCTTGATTTTATTGTTCCAATAGCGGAAGATAACGATGTTAAACTGGCAATGCACCCTGATGACCCGCCTCTGGATAACTTTTCTGGCATACCAAGGATAATGAATTCTATAGAATCATACGATCATTTAATTGAATTAAATAAAAGTGATTACAATGGCATAACCATGTGCCAGGGGAATTTCACATTGATGACGGATAATTTGCCTGATGTTATAAAACATTTCAATAAGAAAATATTTTTTGTTCATTTCAGGGATGTTTTAGGCGATAGACATAATTTTATAGAGACATTGATAGGCCATGGCAAAACAGATTTATATAAATGCATGAAAGCATACAATGATATAAATTTTGACGGAATTATGCGCGTCGACCATGTTCCAACACTTTATTCTGATGATGCGTCCGTTCCTGGATATTCATATTTAAACAGGCTCTACGCCATAGGATACATAAATGGACTTAGAGATTCAATAAAAAACGGCTCTAAAACGAGATGA
- the cuyB gene encoding cysteate racemase, protein MGKIVGIIGGMGPVATVKFIEKLTSMTDAEIDQDHVRYVLYNDPEIPDRIEAYFENMESPVNAINNGIKYLESIGIDTIGMACNTAHIWFKEFVYKSNFLNMIDLTASVLKKSGFKNVLLLSTNATVSSGLYTNKLKDYNINTVIPDQDIVMKSIHYVKVNDTKMARETIDPVINGHRNEVDALLLACTEMPVIISEKTYNIPVIDSDEALAAALIKSAGKRLKKEYRLYDL, encoded by the coding sequence ATGGGTAAAATCGTTGGCATTATAGGCGGTATGGGGCCTGTTGCAACCGTTAAATTCATAGAAAAATTAACCTCCATGACGGATGCTGAAATTGATCAGGATCATGTTAGATATGTATTATACAATGATCCAGAGATACCTGACAGGATAGAAGCATACTTTGAAAACATGGAGTCCCCGGTTAACGCAATAAACAACGGCATAAAATATCTTGAATCCATTGGCATAGACACAATAGGCATGGCCTGCAACACAGCGCATATATGGTTTAAGGAGTTTGTTTACAAATCAAATTTCCTGAACATGATTGATTTAACAGCATCTGTATTGAAAAAATCAGGATTTAAAAATGTACTTTTATTATCAACAAATGCAACGGTTTCATCCGGTCTTTACACCAATAAATTAAAAGATTATAATATAAATACAGTTATACCGGATCAGGACATTGTTATGAAATCGATACATTATGTCAAGGTCAATGATACCAAAATGGCCAGGGAGACCATCGATCCTGTTATTAATGGGCATAGAAACGAGGTCGATGCACTTTTGCTGGCATGCACAGAGATGCCTGTGATAATATCCGAAAAAACATACAATATCCCGGTAATAGATTCAGACGAGGCGCTGGCAGCAGCATTAATAAAAAGCGCAGGAAAGAGGTTAAAAAAGGAATACAGGCTTTATGATCTATAG
- a CDS encoding pyridoxal phosphate-dependent decarboxylase family protein produces MLKRFPERGIPVDEINSILDGYGKNDIKNSRGRLFTYFYDPGLKDLDDLSSILLKFYNRNGMDYHAFPSTLKIENDLISMMSDLMHGNDDTSGTFTTGGTESILLAMKAARDLFLEKKEYVPEIVAPVTAHPAFSKAAKYLGMKITRVPVNEDYIADDTINQYINDRTAAVIASAPSFPYGGIDNIKDISEIALDKNTWFHVDACVGGMILPFLKGLGLNIKDFDFKLPGVSSMSIDLHKYGFTPKGSSVVLYKNRDLRKRQIYVNADWPGYPMSNMGMQATKSAGPLAGSWATLNYLGLDGYKKLAEKTLKAYRMIRSGITDLGYKIIGRPDATIFAFTHNDKDIIDLGIKMIENGWYPQIQPGNVFIDMPDSVHLNISPVHLDVADEFLEFFNELDKNVKPRDKNSYNVNSVEKALEMIKKEKSMLFRIIRYSRPEVSEKIFLEMTDEDFTYS; encoded by the coding sequence ATGCTAAAAAGATTTCCAGAGAGGGGCATACCCGTTGATGAAATAAACTCAATACTTGATGGGTACGGTAAGAACGATATAAAAAACAGCAGGGGCCGGCTCTTTACATATTTCTATGATCCGGGCTTAAAGGATCTTGATGATCTATCATCAATACTCCTAAAATTTTATAATAGAAATGGCATGGATTACCATGCATTTCCAAGCACGTTAAAGATTGAGAACGATCTAATATCAATGATGTCTGATTTAATGCACGGGAACGATGATACATCCGGAACATTTACAACAGGCGGCACCGAGAGCATACTTCTTGCAATGAAGGCCGCCAGGGACCTTTTCCTGGAAAAAAAGGAGTACGTTCCTGAGATTGTAGCACCGGTTACGGCACATCCCGCATTCAGCAAGGCTGCAAAATACCTTGGCATGAAGATAACAAGAGTCCCTGTAAATGAAGATTACATAGCTGATGATACAATTAATCAATATATTAATGACAGAACCGCGGCCGTGATAGCATCTGCGCCATCATTTCCATACGGTGGCATTGATAATATAAAGGATATATCCGAGATTGCACTTGATAAAAACACATGGTTTCACGTTGATGCCTGCGTCGGCGGCATGATATTGCCGTTCCTGAAAGGTCTTGGTTTGAACATAAAAGATTTTGATTTTAAGCTTCCAGGTGTTTCATCTATGTCGATAGACCTTCATAAGTATGGATTCACACCAAAGGGATCATCAGTTGTTTTATATAAAAACCGTGATCTCAGAAAAAGACAGATCTATGTAAATGCCGACTGGCCCGGATATCCAATGTCAAATATGGGTATGCAGGCCACAAAATCTGCAGGACCGCTTGCAGGTTCATGGGCAACGTTAAACTATCTTGGCCTTGATGGATACAAAAAACTCGCGGAAAAAACATTAAAGGCATATAGAATGATCAGATCCGGCATAACAGATCTCGGGTATAAAATCATTGGAAGGCCTGATGCAACGATATTTGCATTCACACATAATGATAAGGACATTATAGACCTTGGAATAAAAATGATAGAGAACGGCTGGTATCCACAGATACAGCCTGGAAACGTTTTTATTGACATGCCGGATTCAGTTCATTTAAACATATCACCGGTGCATCTTGATGTTGCAGATGAGTTCCTTGAGTTTTTTAATGAGCTTGATAAAAATGTTAAGCCCAGGGATAAAAATTCATACAATGTTAACTCTGTTGAGAAGGCCCTGGAAATGATAAAAAAGGAAAAATCAATGCTGTTCAGGATAATAAGGTACAGCAGGCCGGAGGTTTCCGAGAAGATATTTCTTGAAATGACTGACGAGGATTTTACCTATTCATAG
- a CDS encoding PLP-dependent cysteine synthase family protein, protein MSDIKENVLNAIGNTPLVKLNKINVKNIEIYVKLEYYSPGMSIKDRIALGMIEDAERKGLIEPGDTIIGKTSGNTGIGLAIACAVKGYRFVAVMSAGNSAERQKILRALGAEVVLVPQQPGEEPGRISRKDNDAVEKKTQELTEKLNAYRPNQYINSMNWKVHQHTTGQEIIRQTSGRLDAFVAYIGTGGTFVGIARALKSFNNDIKCYPVEPGVAAFLAGKKVITTQHLIQGGGHAVKPPFWDESIVDGYIQVSEDEAIKTARALAKNEGILTGFSGGANVAAAAKLDDSLRPGSIVVTVLPDTGLKYLSTVLYE, encoded by the coding sequence ATGTCAGATATAAAAGAGAATGTTCTCAATGCAATAGGAAACACACCTCTTGTAAAATTAAATAAAATCAATGTTAAAAATATAGAAATATATGTAAAGCTTGAGTATTACAGTCCCGGCATGAGCATAAAGGACAGAATAGCCCTTGGCATGATAGAGGATGCCGAGAGAAAGGGTTTGATCGAGCCGGGTGACACAATAATAGGCAAAACCTCAGGTAATACCGGCATAGGACTTGCGATAGCCTGTGCTGTAAAGGGATACAGATTTGTTGCGGTCATGTCCGCTGGAAATTCCGCAGAAAGACAAAAAATACTAAGGGCCCTTGGTGCCGAGGTCGTTCTTGTGCCGCAGCAACCCGGTGAGGAACCTGGAAGAATATCAAGAAAGGACAACGATGCCGTTGAGAAAAAGACACAGGAATTAACAGAAAAATTGAATGCATACAGGCCAAATCAGTACATAAATTCAATGAACTGGAAGGTTCATCAGCACACAACCGGCCAGGAGATAATAAGGCAGACTTCTGGAAGGCTGGACGCGTTTGTTGCATACATAGGCACCGGTGGAACCTTTGTTGGAATAGCAAGGGCCCTGAAAAGCTTTAACAATGATATAAAATGCTATCCTGTTGAACCAGGCGTTGCAGCATTTCTCGCAGGCAAAAAGGTTATAACGACGCAGCATCTGATCCAGGGTGGCGGTCATGCAGTAAAACCTCCGTTCTGGGATGAATCAATAGTGGATGGATATATACAGGTTTCCGAGGATGAGGCAATAAAAACTGCAAGGGCACTTGCAAAAAATGAGGGTATACTAACAGGTTTTTCAGGCGGTGCAAACGTTGCAGCCGCAGCCAAGCTCGACGATTCATTAAGGCCGGGCAGCATCGTGGTTACGGTTTTGCCTGATACAGGACTTAAATACCTTTCAACGGTTCTCTATGAATAG
- a CDS encoding TIGR00269 family protein, protein MKCTFCNEKAVYNVKYNGTALCREHFINFFEKRVKREIRNQTDLKRDKITISVAISGGKDSLVTLYVLNKILSDRRNLKIKAFTVDEGISGYRPSGIEKAARLCKSLGIDHEIISFKREFGYTLDEIMSIDNTRISCSHCGPMRRSLMNKISMYNKADYLALGINLDDYAQSILMNVVRGDISRYIRLAPHTGIERDGLIPRIIPLRKIPEKEVVIYAILNNIDYDNSWCPYYRDAYRNEARMIINMLEEKTPGTRQAIVKFFDGTRDILKNSYESKDMKRCMICGSPSQNDVCEVCSDLKEINERVLKKSI, encoded by the coding sequence ATGAAATGCACATTCTGCAACGAAAAGGCCGTTTACAATGTGAAATACAATGGCACAGCCCTCTGCAGGGAGCACTTTATAAACTTTTTTGAGAAGCGCGTTAAAAGGGAGATAAGAAACCAGACAGATCTAAAGCGTGATAAAATAACAATATCCGTTGCAATATCAGGTGGCAAGGACAGTCTTGTTACATTATACGTTTTAAATAAAATACTATCAGATAGAAGAAATCTAAAAATAAAGGCCTTTACTGTTGATGAGGGCATATCAGGCTACAGGCCATCCGGTATAGAAAAGGCTGCCAGGCTGTGCAAAAGCCTTGGCATAGATCATGAAATAATATCATTTAAGCGTGAGTTTGGGTACACACTTGACGAGATCATGTCAATAGATAATACAAGGATATCGTGCTCCCACTGCGGCCCAATGCGCAGATCATTGATGAATAAAATATCAATGTATAATAAAGCCGATTATCTTGCACTTGGAATAAACCTTGATGATTATGCACAGTCAATTCTAATGAACGTTGTCAGGGGAGACATTTCAAGGTACATAAGGCTTGCACCACATACAGGCATTGAACGTGATGGTTTAATACCAAGGATAATACCATTAAGAAAGATACCAGAAAAGGAGGTCGTTATATACGCAATATTAAACAATATTGATTATGATAACAGCTGGTGCCCTTATTACAGGGATGCATACAGAAATGAGGCAAGAATGATAATAAACATGCTCGAGGAAAAAACTCCAGGAACAAGGCAGGCAATAGTCAAATTCTTTGATGGAACCAGGGATATATTAAAAAATTCATATGAATCAAAAGATATGAAGAGATGCATGATATGTGGCAGTCCATCACAGAACGATGTCTGCGAGGTATGTTCTGATTTAAAAGAGATAAATGAAAGGGTATTAAAAAAGAGCATATAA
- a CDS encoding universal stress protein — protein MFESSRSYSIKSDRILVPMFKGTNSIKALQLAFDISQHENSEITAITVRERSDSVEWTNSVNLVTNAFKDGKRRGIKVVPKIKTSDNVRTGLIEEANSRSYDILIIATHKRATLSGSIFGSIGDYLLKNINIPIALMSISEKSYPYKKIFIPVSEEINTRSGVSFGFLISSITGSEIVLIDLRKYDKIRRHGFKMLFDNLGLLSSKYNIRLIKSGENTGIKEELNYMIGSEDPDAIVIGARSIQGKKFRINSDLKYIIKDTRLDTLLIKK, from the coding sequence ATGTTTGAATCGTCAAGATCATATTCAATAAAATCTGACAGGATACTTGTCCCAATGTTTAAAGGAACGAATTCCATAAAGGCACTTCAGCTCGCCTTTGATATCAGCCAGCATGAAAATTCCGAGATTACTGCAATTACCGTCAGGGAAAGAAGCGACAGTGTTGAGTGGACAAACAGTGTTAACCTTGTTACAAATGCCTTCAAGGATGGAAAGCGCCGTGGCATAAAGGTTGTTCCAAAGATAAAGACCTCTGATAATGTAAGAACAGGTTTAATAGAGGAGGCAAATTCAAGATCATATGATATATTAATAATAGCAACACATAAAAGGGCCACATTGTCCGGATCAATATTCGGCAGCATAGGTGATTACCTATTAAAAAACATAAATATACCAATAGCCCTAATGAGCATAAGTGAAAAAAGCTATCCATACAAAAAGATATTTATACCTGTATCAGAGGAGATAAATACAAGATCCGGTGTATCCTTTGGCTTTCTTATAAGCAGCATAACAGGTTCAGAGATTGTTTTAATAGATCTAAGGAAATATGATAAAATTCGCAGGCATGGATTTAAGATGCTTTTTGACAATCTTGGACTGCTAAGCTCGAAATACAATATAAGATTAATAAAATCTGGCGAGAATACAGGTATAAAGGAAGAGTTAAATTACATGATAGGTTCTGAGGATCCTGATGCAATAGTCATAGGTGCAAGATCTATCCAGGGAAAGAAGTTCAGAATAAATTCTGATTTAAAATACATAATTAAGGATACAAGATTAGATACATTACTAATAAAAAAATGA
- the kdpC gene encoding potassium-transporting ATPase subunit KdpC — MVKRVFKAIVLSIIVMLIAGFAFPAIASLITEETLPFYSNGHPVTVDNKVVDSYLLAEAFNNSVFFQPRPSAINYNLSCSGAYSYSLTNPEVYNITKNDLKRFAEYNHVNESKIPSAMVSYSGSGLDPSIPLNGAELQVNRIANAIYNMAKNKSVDLNISSIKAFLLNIINRDKRMNFPIFGTYYVNVVRLNFDIIYYLMDKHIINNSFLE, encoded by the coding sequence ATGGTAAAAAGGGTTTTTAAGGCAATTGTTTTATCCATTATAGTAATGTTAATAGCAGGCTTTGCATTTCCTGCAATAGCATCATTGATAACAGAGGAGACACTGCCCTTCTATTCAAATGGTCATCCTGTTACAGTTGATAATAAAGTTGTTGATTCATACCTGCTTGCCGAGGCCTTTAATAACAGCGTGTTCTTCCAGCCAAGGCCATCTGCAATAAATTACAATCTATCATGCTCAGGTGCGTATTCATATTCATTAACAAATCCTGAGGTATATAACATCACAAAGAACGATCTAAAAAGGTTTGCAGAGTATAATCATGTGAACGAATCCAAAATACCCTCGGCAATGGTGTCATACTCGGGCTCGGGTCTCGATCCATCAATACCGCTTAATGGGGCAGAGCTTCAGGTAAACAGGATAGCCAATGCAATATATAACATGGCAAAGAACAAATCGGTAGATCTTAATATAAGCAGTATAAAGGCCTTTCTATTAAATATCATAAACAGGGATAAAAGAATGAACTTTCCAATCTTTGGGACATACTATGTAAACGTTGTTAGATTAAACTTTGATATTATATACTATTTAATGGATAAACATATTATAAATAATTCATTTTTGGAATAA
- the kdpB gene encoding potassium-transporting ATPase subunit KdpB, whose protein sequence is MDYKIFKNAFIEFDPRYLIKNPVMFITEISMVISFFVAIDPGFFLVQDSKLYEEFYISVTVLLFLTIFFSNISTSLSESQSRAITDSLERMRITTKARLINDNNETYVDSSTLKKGDIVLVKKDEIIPGDGEVIKGSGYVNESNITGESRPVLKLVGDSVTGTTKLVTDEIVIRITANPGESFIDSMINIVKNAVRERTPNEIALSIFLSGVTLIFLIVTASIFSLSKYSNIRPNIDILIVLLIALIPTTIGGLLPAIGIAAVNKVSKYNIISKSGKAVENAGDIDTIILDKTGTITMGEREAVEFYPAHGVDKLYLIKKAAMASINDETIEGISIIKLAEKYNVKPDDLSGYEFVPFSSETGYSGIKNNEHFIYKGSLKTMNEKFNVHDDYITGICKQISLKGGTALPVIEDNKFLGVIELNDTLKPGIRDRIEDLKKMNIKTVMLTGDDEVTAAYFASQAGIDEYIANSKPVDKYNKVIEEKSRERMVAMIGDGTNDAPALSKADVAMAMNTGTQAAKDAANMIDLDSTPTKLIDVIFLGKQILITRGALTTFSIANDVSKYFVIIPAMFFMFPELSFLDILNLRNPLLAITSALIFNTIIIIMLVPLALRGVKYTPSSASDLLKRNIIIYGFGGLVFPFIMIYIIYHLLLLGGILW, encoded by the coding sequence ATGGATTATAAAATATTTAAAAATGCATTTATCGAATTCGATCCGAGGTATTTGATAAAAAACCCGGTTATGTTTATAACAGAGATATCCATGGTTATATCATTCTTTGTTGCCATAGACCCTGGATTCTTCCTGGTTCAGGATTCAAAACTGTACGAGGAATTTTACATATCAGTTACCGTGCTTTTATTTTTAACGATATTCTTTTCAAATATCAGCACATCACTGTCAGAGAGCCAGAGCAGGGCCATAACAGACTCCCTTGAAAGGATGCGCATAACAACAAAGGCAAGGCTTATAAATGATAATAATGAAACATACGTTGATTCAAGCACATTAAAAAAGGGTGATATAGTCCTTGTTAAAAAGGATGAGATAATACCAGGCGATGGCGAGGTCATAAAGGGCTCTGGCTATGTCAATGAATCTAATATTACAGGAGAGTCAAGACCGGTTCTTAAGCTTGTTGGAGACAGTGTAACCGGAACAACAAAGCTTGTAACGGATGAGATTGTTATTAGAATAACGGCAAATCCCGGGGAATCATTTATTGACAGCATGATAAACATTGTTAAAAACGCTGTAAGGGAGAGAACACCAAATGAAATAGCCTTAAGCATATTCCTGTCCGGTGTTACATTAATATTTTTAATAGTAACCGCATCGATATTCTCATTATCAAAGTATTCTAATATCAGGCCAAATATAGATATATTAATAGTGCTTTTAATAGCATTGATACCGACAACGATAGGCGGCCTTCTACCTGCAATAGGCATAGCCGCTGTGAATAAGGTATCGAAATACAATATCATATCAAAGAGCGGCAAGGCTGTTGAAAACGCCGGGGACATAGATACGATAATACTTGACAAAACCGGAACAATAACCATGGGCGAGCGTGAGGCCGTTGAATTTTATCCAGCACATGGCGTGGATAAATTATATTTAATAAAAAAGGCAGCAATGGCATCGATAAATGATGAAACCATCGAGGGCATCTCGATAATAAAACTTGCCGAGAAATACAATGTAAAGCCGGATGATTTAAGCGGCTATGAATTTGTACCATTCAGCTCCGAAACAGGTTACAGCGGAATAAAAAATAATGAACATTTCATATACAAGGGATCATTAAAAACCATGAACGAAAAATTCAACGTGCATGATGATTATATAACCGGCATATGCAAGCAGATATCATTAAAGGGTGGAACGGCACTGCCGGTCATAGAGGACAATAAATTCCTTGGTGTTATAGAATTAAACGACACGCTTAAGCCTGGAATAAGGGATAGAATAGAGGATCTAAAGAAGATGAATATAAAAACCGTCATGCTCACCGGCGATGATGAGGTAACGGCCGCTTACTTTGCATCCCAGGCAGGAATAGACGAATACATAGCCAATAGCAAGCCTGTTGATAAATATAACAAGGTAATAGAGGAAAAATCACGTGAGAGAATGGTTGCAATGATAGGCGATGGAACAAATGATGCACCTGCGCTATCAAAGGCGGATGTTGCCATGGCCATGAACACAGGAACACAGGCTGCAAAGGATGCTGCAAACATGATAGACCTTGATTCAACACCAACAAAATTAATAGATGTAATATTTTTGGGAAAGCAGATACTTATAACAAGGGGTGCATTAACAACGTTTAGCATAGCAAACGACGTTTCAAAGTACTTTGTTATAATACCTGCAATGTTTTTTATGTTTCCGGAGCTATCCTTCCTTGATATATTAAATCTAAGGAATCCATTACTTGCAATAACATCGGCATTAATATTCAACACAATAATTATTATAATGCTTGTTCCACTTGCACTGCGCGGTGTTAAATACACGCCATCAAGCGCATCGGATCTTTTAAAAAGGAATATTATAATATACGGTTTCGGTGGTCTGGTCTTCCCGTTTATAATGATATATATAATATATCATCTTCTCTTACTGGGGGGCATCCTATGGTAA
- a CDS encoding potassium-transporting ATPase subunit KdpA, with protein sequence MTSESIYQIIDSNRGVSGIIIVFIYIFLALLFGYLISNYISKLYMDEEDKTWLYPLSGRVTNFFEKLLGEDKNKKMKFKDYFLNLLIFNAAAGVIAFIAIYFQRFFPFYDDNKMGLSLTFNTVVSFLTNTDLEHFSNPLKLSIFSWTFSIMGLMFLSAATGFAASMAFVRGIRNDDGFIGNFYHDFLVSLFYLIFPLSILGAVIFILAGVPETLRAYIDVYPLFSSGPEKLPLGPIATFIAIKYVGTNGGGIYGANAAYPLGNPNWFTNIVSYILLIIIPTGSIMALGRVFIKRFANMLVYVLFTIFAITSLMTYLSEFIGIPEISALGSYSGNMIGKEVYLGLAPTVMFQVGSVFTSTGAASGSIISYTPVGILGLLINLVLNDPLGGVGTGVINIFTYVIFTVFISSLMVGKLPEIMSIRIGSREMKYSTIALLSHPLIVLIPLGVTLLIPGVMETFLNGHASNITNLLYEFASAASNNGSEAGGFLTDSNYFNYLDGIIMLLGRYLILGIQLLLAQQFAFKKPKSEYTRATIDIGSPAFGFMLFAVIIMIGLLSYLPVFALGPLYSWARAFGI encoded by the coding sequence ATGACATCGGAGAGCATATATCAAATTATTGATAGTAATAGAGGAGTCTCTGGCATAATTATTGTATTTATATACATATTCCTGGCGCTCCTCTTTGGCTACCTAATATCAAATTACATATCAAAGCTTTATATGGACGAGGAGGATAAGACCTGGCTTTATCCATTATCAGGAAGGGTCACAAATTTTTTTGAAAAGCTTCTTGGAGAGGACAAAAACAAAAAGATGAAATTTAAGGACTACTTTTTAAATTTATTAATATTCAATGCGGCTGCAGGTGTAATAGCCTTCATTGCAATATACTTCCAGAGATTTTTTCCATTTTATGATGATAATAAAATGGGTTTATCATTGACCTTTAACACTGTTGTAAGCTTTTTAACAAATACCGATCTTGAGCATTTTTCAAATCCATTAAAATTAAGCATATTCTCATGGACTTTTTCAATAATGGGGCTCATGTTTTTGTCAGCGGCCACAGGTTTTGCAGCCTCCATGGCCTTTGTCCGCGGTATAAGAAATGATGACGGCTTCATTGGCAATTTTTATCATGATTTTCTTGTATCACTCTTTTATTTAATATTTCCGCTATCCATACTTGGTGCAGTTATATTTATCCTGGCCGGTGTTCCTGAAACGTTAAGGGCATACATTGATGTTTATCCTCTGTTTTCATCAGGCCCTGAAAAACTGCCTCTGGGTCCAATAGCAACGTTCATTGCAATAAAATACGTTGGCACAAATGGGGGCGGCATCTACGGAGCAAATGCGGCCTATCCGCTTGGAAATCCAAACTGGTTTACAAACATTGTTAGCTACATACTTCTTATAATAATACCAACAGGTTCAATAATGGCCCTTGGCCGCGTCTTTATAAAAAGATTTGCAAACATGCTTGTTTATGTGCTGTTCACAATATTTGCAATAACATCACTTATGACCTATTTATCTGAATTTATTGGCATACCGGAAATATCAGCACTTGGAAGCTATTCAGGTAACATGATAGGCAAGGAGGTTTACCTCGGACTGGCACCAACCGTGATGTTCCAGGTCGGCTCAGTTTTTACATCAACAGGTGCGGCATCGGGATCAATAATTTCATACACGCCTGTTGGTATACTTGGCCTTTTAATAAATCTTGTTTTAAACGATCCTCTTGGCGGTGTTGGTACAGGTGTTATAAATATATTTACATATGTGATATTCACAGTTTTTATATCGTCTTTAATGGTCGGCAAGCTACCAGAGATAATGAGCATAAGAATCGGTTCAAGGGAGATGAAGTATTCAACCATTGCACTGCTTTCACATCCACTGATCGTTTTGATACCGCTTGGAGTAACACTATTAATACCCGGTGTTATGGAAACATTCTTAAACGGTCATGCAAGCAACATAACAAATCTATTATATGAATTTGCATCCGCGGCATCAAACAATGGTTCAGAGGCCGGCGGCTTTTTAACTGATTCAAATTATTTCAATTACCTTGATGGAATTATAATGCTCCTTGGCAGATATTTAATACTTGGCATTCAGCTATTACTGGCACAGCAGTTCGCATTTAAAAAACCAAAGTCTGAATATACCAGGGCAACAATAGACATAGGCTCACCGGCTTTTGGCTTCATGCTCTTTGCCGTAATAATAATGATAGGTCTTTTATCATATTTACCAGTCTTTGCACTTGGCCCATTATACTCTTGGGCCAGGGCATTTGGCATATAG
- a CDS encoding potassium ABC transporter ATPase, producing MPLSYIIIGVILLGVSIYLIVSILEAEKI from the coding sequence ATGCCATTATCATATATAATAATAGGCGTAATACTGCTTGGTGTATCGATTTATCTTATAGTCTCCATTCTGGAGGCTGAGAAGATATGA